The Streptococcus downei MFe28 DNA window TCCATACCGAAGAAGCCCGTTTCCATATAAACTTGAACTTCATCTGGAAGCATGGCTCCTGCACGCGCCCGTAAATTATTGTTTTCCCAGAAGGGCGCAAGTTTACGCGACTCTTCCTTGGTTTCTTCAGTAATATAGAAGACATCACCATCACGCTTTTCAAAGAGATCAAGTTCGTTCATAACAAACTCAAGCATTTTATGCAAGAAAAACTTTATCCGTCGCACACCCATCCATGAGGGAAAGGATATTTTATAAAGGGGACCAGACTAGACTTTATAGCTTCCAAGTTGGGATTAGCTCAGTTTTATACTCAATAAAAATCAATCTAGCCAAGGCAAGGAGCAATGACATCAAGTCACTAAAGTGACCGATGTCGCAGTAGGTGTCTGCTATCTTTGCACCACTTCGTGGCACAGCAGACAACTAGTCACCCTTGCTGGGGTAGTAAGACAGTCTGGTGGACTGTCTTAGCCGACACCTTAAAATAAAAAGGTGTGAGGTGACGAAGGGTTTTGACATTTGTCAAAGCCCTTCTGTCTTACTCCCAAACGGCAATCCTCCCTAGCGATTGCCTAGCTCCCTTACTAACTTCACAAAGTTGGTGAAATTGACCAACTTTGCTCTGCATCGCACGAAATGCAGGTGGCTCAAAAGGTCTGGGAGACCTTTTGAGGGTGGAAATAGGGAATGCTTTGCTTTACTCAGCAAGTACGGCAAGGTGAGTTAACGATGCGACATGGAGTAAAAACTGTCAATATTACAGTTTTTATGAAATTAGTCAGGGATATAGAAAACTACAATCGTAGTTTTCGTAGTCACTCTAATGAGAAATCATAGAGTGACTTTATCCGTGGGAAAATTTTGATTTTCGAAGAGTATAAACTAAAAAGCATGAATCTGGTCTTGGTATAGCCCTAGTTTCATGCTTTTTGCTTTATAACCGATAAAGAGTGAGGCCCTAGGTAGGTATCCTCTTATTGCTCCTCTTGAGGGACCAGATTGTGCTGGAAGGCATAGACAACTGCTTGGGTGCGATCTTCGACATTGAGTTTGGCCAAGATGTTGGAGACGTGGGTCTTGACTGTCTTGAGTGAGATAAAGAGCTCATCAGCAATAGTCTGATTGTCATAACCCTTGGCCAGAAGGGCCAGAACGTCACGTTCTCGGGCCGTTAAATCGTCATGCAGGTCTGGGTGTTGGTCGTGGTATTTAATTTTTTGATCCACCTCAGTCTCAATGGCCACTTGACCTTGGGCAACCTTACGAATACTGTTTAGAATCTCGGCGGCACTAGAGGTCTTGAGCATATAGCCCTTGGCCCCAGCCTCAATCACGGGGTAAATTTTTTCATTATCCAGGTAGGAGGTTAACACGAGGATCTTGGCCGCCTTCCATTCTTTGAGAATAGCTAGAGTAGCCTCGACGCCATCCATCTCAGGCATAACCAGGTCCATTACGACTACATCTGGGCGCAAATTCAAAGCCATCTCAACCCCATCCTTGCCATTATCAGCCTCACCAACAACTTCAATGTCTGGCTGCATATTAAAGAAACTCTTCAAGCCTAGTCGCACCATCTCGTGGTCATCAACCAGAATAATTTTAGTCTTGTCCATCGTTTTCGTCCTCAGCTTTCTCTTCTTGGTTCTTATCTAAATTATCTAGTATTGGCAGGCGAATATCCATGGAAACGCCCTTGCCCTTACTAGAGAGCATGATCATGGTGCCCGCTAAATCGTCAACCCGATCCTGAATGTTTTTCAGGCCGTAACTGAGCTCACGGCTGGCATCCATATCAAAGCCTTTCCCATTGTCAATCATCTTAAACTGTACTTCATTTTCGCTCTGGTAGAGGTAAACCTCCAAACGACTAGCCTGGGCATGCTTAAGGGTATTAGAGATGAACTCTTGAGCAATTCTGAAGAGATTATCCTCAATCACCTTAGGCAGTTGGTCGACATCCTCCTTAAAGACTGTCTGGATATTACTCTTGTCCTTTAGCTCCTTGAGAAGGATGGAAATCCCTTCAGAGAGCGTCCGCCCTTGCAATTCAGTTGGCCTTAGGTGCAGGAGCATAACCCGCAGATCATTTTGGGCACTGATTAGGGTCGTTTCAATCAGGTCAAGTTGCTCCTTAAGCTGACTCTTATCAAGATTATCCAAATTCTGGGCAAGCCCCGAAAGCATCATGGAGGAGGCAAAGAGCTCCTGGCTGACCGTATCGTGCAAATCTCTGGCAATCCGCTTGCGCTCCTGGGTGACAATGGTTCGGCTATTGGAGATATAGGCGTTTTCAGTTTTCTGCAAATTGGCTGTTATTCTAGCCATTTGCTTGGACAGACGCTCGATATTCTTGCCAACCTCAGACTCTGGTTGCTTACCCACCGCTTGGTTATTGATAATCCGCCGCAAGCTCTTGTTGAGCTGGCGTTTACTATTGTCATCAACAATCAGCCAGACTAAAATCAAGAGGAAGCTAACAGAAAACATGAGCAGGACAACGGAAAAAACGAACTGCTCCAGAACCCTAGGGTCAGCAAAGACCAACCTACTATCCAAATTGAGGCTATCAAAAATAATAAAGATGATGAAGCCGACCGTCACACAGACATAGAGGAAAATCAGGAGAAAATCATTTCTTTTCATGCCCGCACCACCTCTACTGAACCTGCAAAAATGTTGACAACTACCTTAACCGACCGCAAAAGTTCCTGATCATCCTTTTGCTCCAGCTTGATAGACTGGTTGCGCAAATCATATTCGGGAAAGCCCAAATAGGAAACGCTGGCATAGATGGCACTAACATCCAACTTGACGGCGACATCCCTTGGCACAAGAATCCTGGTTGGTCCGTAGATTTTTCGAATAATCACAACATTATCACGACCCGTAACGATTAACTTTCTTAAGTCAATGGTATCCGAGCCACTAATGCGGATGACGTTGATATCATCAAAGGTATAAAAGTCCTGACTGATATGACGACTGGCCCCAATCCATTGGTTAGGCTGGGGTTTGGCTACCAAATTATCTTTTTCAAACTCTAGGACAGCATAGCGGTTGCGGTGCTTAACCTCAGAAAAATGGTTGATGATGGTATAGGCCACTGTTAGTAGGACCGCCGCAATCATGTAGGGATTGAGCATGAAAATCATAAAGAGAAAGAGGGAGCTGACCGTCAGCAGAAAACTTCCACGATTGTCCTTATTAAAGAAAAGGAGGGCCAGGAGGGTCAGGACCAAAATGAGTACAAAAGCCGTCAGGCTCTTGGACAGGATTGTCAGCAGGGCCATGCATAAAAGCAGGGCCTCAACCAACAAGAAAAATTGAAATTTTTTCATAGATTTCCTCTGGGAGGACCTTAAAAAGGTCACTAGGTTTACCTGCCCATTGTATCAAAAATCCCCCCAAATTGCAGTAGTAATTGGCCTGAGAAGCCTTGATATAGGTCCTAAGTCCGAAAAAATCAGCCCGAGAGAGGCTGATTTGTAATACGGTAAATTGTTGTTGTCCAAAAACATCATTACTATTCGCTACCCGACTGTTTTTCATCGGTCGAACTTGAGTCTGGTACCTGATTGTCTGGTTGACTATTTGAAGAACTTGATTGACCGGACGACGAGCTACTTGACGAGCTAGAAGAGCTTGACGAAGCGTCCTGTACATATAGAATAATATCATCGCTAGAGGATAAGTCTAGACTAGCCCCATAATAAGGGGTCTGACCAGAAATAATACTAGAAGATGATGGGGAGGTCTCTGCTCCTGTTGATGAGGAATAAATCTTGATCCGTGAGGATTTAACACCGATAGCCGTTAAGGTAGAGACCGCTTGAGAATAGGTCATTCCCGTTAGGTTAGGCATGGTGGTTGACCCAGAAACGGCAACGGTAAATTTGATGGTATCGTCACCCGAGGTATCAAATTTATCCCCCTTAGAAGGGCTCTGACTGATGATGGTTCCCTCATCATAATCGGAGGTGGACACTTCTGTGACCTCAATTTGAGATTCCTTGACACCGTAATCTGACTCTAATTCTTTTTTGACCGAATCAATTGATTTACCGGTATAGTCCTTCATTTTGAAGCTACTTCCGTTACCAGAAACATAGATGTCAACAGAACTTCCCTCTTTTTTAGAAGTCCCAGCGGCTGGGTCGGTCCGAACTACCTTCCCCTTATCAACCGAATCGCTCTCTACCTTGATGACCTGACCAACCTTGAGGCCAGACTTCTTGATAGTCATCCGAGCGGTTGCCAAATCCTGGCCAGAAACGTCTGGAACATTTATAGAGGATGGATTGCGCAACATGAGAAAGGCAACAAGGACAATTATCCCTAGAACCAGGGCAATGGCAACCTTGCTATAAACACTAGCCTTGTGCTTACGCTTGGGCTTAACCTTCTTCTTGGGAGCAGCTTTGGCAGGAGCCTTGGCTTTTGATTTTTTATCGGTTGCCTTGAGTAATTGCTCAGTAGAAGCATTGGCAGTATTGGTATCAATCTTAGGTAGGGTCTTGGTATCGGCCACATCGCTAAAGACCAGCTTGGCTTCTCGACTACGATTATAGCTGAGGCTAGACATGAGGTCTCGACTCATTTCATAGGTCGATTGATAGCGGTCGGTTAACCTTTTAGCAGTTGCCTTGATGACAACATTTTCCAGGGCCTGTGGGACTGCCGGATTAATTTCTCTAATCGAAGGCAGGGGCTTTTGGAAATGCTGGAGGGCAATGGTGACGGCACTATCGCCATCATAAGGGATATGCCCTGTCAACATTTCAAAGAGCATAATTCCCATAGCATAGATGTCAGACTGAACCGTCGCTTTAGAGCCACGTGCCTGCTCAGGCGAGAGGTAGTGGACACTTCCCAGCATGGAATTGGTCTGGGTCAGGCTGGTCTCCGCAAAGGCCACGGCAATCCCGAAGTCTGTTACCTTGACTGTTCCATCCTTGGTTAAGAGAATATTTTGTGGCTTGAGGTCTCGGTGAATGATGCCCTTTTCGTGGGCCAGGGTCATAGCCGAGAGGACTTCTTCCATAATCCTGACAACTTCAGAATTAGAAAGAGGCGCCTTATCTTGTATATAGTGCTTGAGGTCTGAGCCATCAACATATTCCATGACTAGGAATTGCTGCCCATCTTCTTCCCCAATATCTCTGATAGAGACAATGTTGGGATGGCTGAGTTCTGCCATGGCCCGCGCTTCCCGCTGAAAACGTGTCACGGCAACCTGGTCAGTCTGATAGTTGGTCCGAAGTACCTTTATGGCGACTTCTTCTCCTTCTAAAATCAGGTCGTTGGCCAAATAAACATCTGCCATACCACCCCGACCGATGGACTTGAGAATGCGATAGCGACCAGCAAATAATTTGCCAATCTGAATCATAAGGTAGCCTCACCTTCTACGTGAAGCAAGCCCACGGTAATATTATCTAGGCCTCCAGCCTTGTTGGCTCGATCTACTAATTCTTCAGCTTTTTCCTTCAAGCCTCCATCGTCAGCCATGAGGACATTGACGATGGTGTCGCTAGAAATCATATTGGTCAAGCCATCACTATTCATTAGAATAAAATCGCCTGGCTCCAATTGTTGAACTCCTAAGTCAAGTTCAATCGGCCCTTGTTGGCCGATGGATTGGGTAATGATATTTTTTTGAGGGTGGACAGCGGCTTCTTCCTCGGTAATTTGACCAGCCCGAAGGAGCTCGTTAACCAGGGAATGGTCCGTCGTCAACTGTTGATAGTGACCATTTCTGATGAGGCCAATCCGAGAATCCCCAAGGTGGGCATAGAGGGCAGCATTATCCACAACCGAAACGGCCTCAATGGTTGTCCCCATTCCTCGGTAGGATTCTTCTTGACCGAGTTCATAAATTTTATGATTTTCTTTTTCAATGCTATCAATCATCCAGTCCCGAATTTGTGTCAAATCGGAGAAGTCGGTCTCCTCCCAAATTTTTCCCAAATCGGTAACGGTCAATTCACTAGCAATATTACCAGCGCGGTGTCCTCCCATCCCATCGGCTAAGATGATGAGGGGAATACCTGACTTATTATAAAATTGATTGATAAAATCCTGATTATCAGAGCGCTTTTGGCCGATATCAGTCCGCAGAGCAATTTCCATGGAATATGTAACTGTCCTTTCAAGCTAATAGACTCGCTTAAGTTGGGCAATAAAGAAA harbors:
- the liaF gene encoding cell wall-active antibiotics response protein LiaF; the protein is MKKFQFFLLVEALLLCMALLTILSKSLTAFVLILVLTLLALLFFNKDNRGSFLLTVSSLFLFMIFMLNPYMIAAVLLTVAYTIINHFSEVKHRNRYAVLEFEKDNLVAKPQPNQWIGASRHISQDFYTFDDINVIRISGSDTIDLRKLIVTGRDNVVIIRKIYGPTRILVPRDVAVKLDVSAIYASVSYLGFPEYDLRNQSIKLEQKDDQELLRSVKVVVNIFAGSVEVVRA
- the pknB gene encoding Stk1 family PASTA domain-containing Ser/Thr kinase, whose translation is MIQIGKLFAGRYRILKSIGRGGMADVYLANDLILEGEEVAIKVLRTNYQTDQVAVTRFQREARAMAELSHPNIVSIRDIGEEDGQQFLVMEYVDGSDLKHYIQDKAPLSNSEVVRIMEEVLSAMTLAHEKGIIHRDLKPQNILLTKDGTVKVTDFGIAVAFAETSLTQTNSMLGSVHYLSPEQARGSKATVQSDIYAMGIMLFEMLTGHIPYDGDSAVTIALQHFQKPLPSIREINPAVPQALENVVIKATAKRLTDRYQSTYEMSRDLMSSLSYNRSREAKLVFSDVADTKTLPKIDTNTANASTEQLLKATDKKSKAKAPAKAAPKKKVKPKRKHKASVYSKVAIALVLGIIVLVAFLMLRNPSSINVPDVSGQDLATARMTIKKSGLKVGQVIKVESDSVDKGKVVRTDPAAGTSKKEGSSVDIYVSGNGSSFKMKDYTGKSIDSVKKELESDYGVKESQIEVTEVSTSDYDEGTIISQSPSKGDKFDTSGDDTIKFTVAVSGSTTMPNLTGMTYSQAVSTLTAIGVKSSRIKIYSSSTGAETSPSSSSIISGQTPYYGASLDLSSSDDIILYVQDASSSSSSSSSSSSSGQSSSSNSQPDNQVPDSSSTDEKQSGSE
- a CDS encoding sensor histidine kinase, which gives rise to MKRNDFLLIFLYVCVTVGFIIFIIFDSLNLDSRLVFADPRVLEQFVFSVVLLMFSVSFLLILVWLIVDDNSKRQLNKSLRRIINNQAVGKQPESEVGKNIERLSKQMARITANLQKTENAYISNSRTIVTQERKRIARDLHDTVSQELFASSMMLSGLAQNLDNLDKSQLKEQLDLIETTLISAQNDLRVMLLHLRPTELQGRTLSEGISILLKELKDKSNIQTVFKEDVDQLPKVIEDNLFRIAQEFISNTLKHAQASRLEVYLYQSENEVQFKMIDNGKGFDMDASRELSYGLKNIQDRVDDLAGTMIMLSSKGKGVSMDIRLPILDNLDKNQEEKAEDENDGQD
- a CDS encoding response regulator produces the protein MDKTKIILVDDHEMVRLGLKSFFNMQPDIEVVGEADNGKDGVEMALNLRPDVVVMDLVMPEMDGVEATLAILKEWKAAKILVLTSYLDNEKIYPVIEAGAKGYMLKTSSAAEILNSIRKVAQGQVAIETEVDQKIKYHDQHPDLHDDLTARERDVLALLAKGYDNQTIADELFISLKTVKTHVSNILAKLNVEDRTQAVVYAFQHNLVPQEEQ
- a CDS encoding Stp1/IreP family PP2C-type Ser/Thr phosphatase, which translates into the protein MEIALRTDIGQKRSDNQDFINQFYNKSGIPLIILADGMGGHRAGNIASELTVTDLGKIWEETDFSDLTQIRDWMIDSIEKENHKIYELGQEESYRGMGTTIEAVSVVDNAALYAHLGDSRIGLIRNGHYQQLTTDHSLVNELLRAGQITEEEAAVHPQKNIITQSIGQQGPIELDLGVQQLEPGDFILMNSDGLTNMISSDTIVNVLMADDGGLKEKAEELVDRANKAGGLDNITVGLLHVEGEATL